Genomic segment of Pseudoalteromonas sp. NC201:
GGTCGAACGCGGTTACAAATACGATAGCAGGCAATGGTTTAACACTTTCACTCAGCGCTCTCGCTACTTCAAAGCCATTCATGTTCGGCATTTGAATATCGAGAAAGACCAGATCTATGTCCTCAGATTTGCATAGATCGATTGCTTGTTGACCACTGCCACACAATTCTACAACTTCAATTTCAGAAAAATCTCTTAACCTTACCGCTAGCCCTTTTCTCGCTAACGGTTCATCATCTACGATTAGTGTTCTAATTTTGCTCATTACTTCTTCGCCCTTTCATATGGAACGCGAATGTTTACCTTCAAACCAGTTGGCTCATTATCCGAGAGCACAAATGAATAGTTGTTTTCGTACAAGGTTTTTAAACGGTCTTTGGTATTCGCTAAACCCACTCCCTGTGCACTTTTCAGTTGCCCATCTTCCAGTTCTGCGCCAGGACCATTGTCTCCTACTTCCAAGAGTAGTTCATTGGCAAACACCTGCGCTTTTATTTCAATTTTGCCGCCATGCTCCATATGGGCAATTGCGTATTTAATGCTGTTTTCAATGAGTGGTTGTAGGATCAAGCTAGGTACCAACGCCTGTTCAGCCTCTTCTGTCACATCAAGCTCAATAGATAAGCGCTCATCAAAACGGACCTTTTCAATTTCTAAGTACAGTCTCAACGCATGTAACTCTTGCTCAAGCGGTACCTTTTTTATCGGATCTGTATTTAATGTATGGCGCAAGAAATCACTGAGCCTTGAGACCATTTGATTCGCATCTTTATTTTCTTCAACCAATATAAGCGTCGAAATTGCATTAAGGGTATTGAATAGAAAATGCGGATTCAGTTGATAACGCAACATTTTCAATTGCGCTTCATGGGCCATAGTATTGGCTTTCAACGCCTTTTGACGCTCACTTTGTAACAACTGGTAATACTTAATACCAAAATACAGTCCACTCCAACAGAGTATGATATAGACAGAGTCTAGTCCCTGCTGTAAGTAATAAAACCATTCATCAGGTCGATACCCGTGACGATAAATTTCCCAATGATTAAACTTCTGAACGACCGCCCATAGTGTTCCAGTTACATATGACGCCGTAAACACAACGAATATCAGCACCAACGGTGTTGCATTCCAAATTTTACGATAGAGGTATCGTAGCGGTACGGTCATCAAACAACCTGCGTAGGCATTTAAAGCGATGACAAATACATAAATATCCCGCATTTCAAAGACTTTTGAGCCAATATAGTTAACTAGCGCGTAGCCCAGCCAACCAGCTATTTGTAATACCCAGAAAAATCTCTGCCTGTTATCAACCAGTGATTGCCACTTCAAAATGATTATACCTCTTCTATCTTAACTGGATTATATCTCAGCATGTCGTCTCTATTCACTGCTGGTGGTCTCAGTTTTTACACGCCCTGCCGCAAATAAAAAAGGCACCTCAGTGCCTTTTTTTGAAATAAATTAACCAGTTAATTTATCTTCATCTATTCAAACTGTCGCTCTTAAGCAAGCTTGTCAGATGCCACTTTATAGGTAGGATCTGCTTGGCCGTCTAGCTCAACGAGATCTTTAGCCTTACTTAGCAGTACTTTACAGTCTTGGCTCAAGTGGCGAAGATGAAGCGTTTTACCAGCCTTTTTATAACGTTCAGCTAGCGTATCTATTGCTTCAATTGCACTATGATCGGCAACACGACTATGTTTAAATTCTACAATGATGTCGTCTGGATCATTATTAACGTCAAACAGCTCTGCAAAGTTTTTCACCGACCCAAAAAATAGAGGTCCGTGTAATTCGTACACTTTTGAGCCTTGCTCATCAATATAATTATTGGTGTAAATATGTTTCGCATGCTCCCACGCAAATACCAGTGCCGAAACAATGACACCAACGCAAACTGCGATGGCCAAATCTGTAATCACTGTAACCCCCGACACCAAGACGATTACAAATGCATCTGATTTAGGGATCTTTCTAATTAATCTAAAACTTGACCATTCAAAAGTCCCCAATACCACCATAAACATTACACCAACTAACGCCGCTAGCGGGATCATCTCAATAAGGCTTGCTGCAAACAGAATAAATACAAGTAGTAATAATGCTGCTGTGATACCTGACAAACGGCTACGGCCACCAGAATTAATATTGATCATTGATTGCCCAATCATCGCACAGCCACCCATCGCACCAAACACACCACAAGTAACATTAGCCGCACCTTGGCCGATACATTCGCGGTTACTGTGACCACGTGTTTCGGTGATTTCGTCGATTAGCGTGAGCGTTAATAAAGATTCAATCAAACCAATCGCCGCTAGGATAAGCGCGTATGGGAAGATAATTTTAAATGTTTCAAATGTCCAAGGAACTTCTGGAATATGGAAAGCAGGAAAACCACCGGCAATCGTTGCATCTACGTTACCTGACATATCTTTCAGATAATCAAGCACATTACGAGCGTCTAAATCTAAACCAATAACAATACCAGTTACCACTAAAATTGCCGCTAGGCTAGACGGAACTGCAGTTGTTAGCTTTGGTAGAAAGTGAATGATGGCCATAGTCAATGCTACCAAGCCCACCATCACATAAAGGGTTTCCCCTTGCATCCAAGTCAGCTCACCTTCACTATTAAGTACTTTGAACTGACCAAGTTGCGCAAGAAAGATAACGATGGCTAAACCATTCACAAAGCCTAGCATCACAGGGTGCGGTACCATACGTATAAACTTGCCAAGCTTAAATATACCTGCGAGTATTTGTAAGAGCCCCATGAGTAATACAGTTGCAAAAAGATACTCGACACCATGATCAATAACGAGACTCACCATTACCACGGCAAGAGCCCCTGTTGCACCCGAGATCATACCCGGCCTACCACCAAAGATTGAAGTCACAAGACCGACAATAAATGCTGCATATAAACCGACTAATGGGTCTACTTGTGCAACAAAAG
This window contains:
- a CDS encoding SulP family inorganic anion transporter, translated to MFNLISKAPSSAKNDVLSGLTVALALVPEAVAFAFVAQVDPLVGLYAAFIVGLVTSIFGGRPGMISGATGALAVVMVSLVIDHGVEYLFATVLLMGLLQILAGIFKLGKFIRMVPHPVMLGFVNGLAIVIFLAQLGQFKVLNSEGELTWMQGETLYVMVGLVALTMAIIHFLPKLTTAVPSSLAAILVVTGIVIGLDLDARNVLDYLKDMSGNVDATIAGGFPAFHIPEVPWTFETFKIIFPYALILAAIGLIESLLTLTLIDEITETRGHSNRECIGQGAANVTCGVFGAMGGCAMIGQSMININSGGRSRLSGITAALLLLVFILFAASLIEMIPLAALVGVMFMVVLGTFEWSSFRLIRKIPKSDAFVIVLVSGVTVITDLAIAVCVGVIVSALVFAWEHAKHIYTNNYIDEQGSKVYELHGPLFFGSVKNFAELFDVNNDPDDIIVEFKHSRVADHSAIEAIDTLAERYKKAGKTLHLRHLSQDCKVLLSKAKDLVELDGQADPTYKVASDKLA
- a CDS encoding sensor histidine kinase; its protein translation is MKWQSLVDNRQRFFWVLQIAGWLGYALVNYIGSKVFEMRDIYVFVIALNAYAGCLMTVPLRYLYRKIWNATPLVLIFVVFTASYVTGTLWAVVQKFNHWEIYRHGYRPDEWFYYLQQGLDSVYIILCWSGLYFGIKYYQLLQSERQKALKANTMAHEAQLKMLRYQLNPHFLFNTLNAISTLILVEENKDANQMVSRLSDFLRHTLNTDPIKKVPLEQELHALRLYLEIEKVRFDERLSIELDVTEEAEQALVPSLILQPLIENSIKYAIAHMEHGGKIEIKAQVFANELLLEVGDNGPGAELEDGQLKSAQGVGLANTKDRLKTLYENNYSFVLSDNEPTGLKVNIRVPYERAKK